In the genome of Desertifilum tharense IPPAS B-1220, the window TTACAACGCTGATGACTTACAAGCCTTTCTCGCTTTACAACAAGCTGCAATGGAAGGGGGCGTTAGACAAGAATCTCGCGAACTGCTCAATAGCGCTTGAACGCCTCAAAACTAGACCCAGTGCAAAGATTCCCCAACCTAAAAGCTGTCAGGTTGGGGAATTTTGCTTTAACAAGGTTTTTACAAACTGTCGAGTTCCTTACGCAGTTTCTCTAAATCATCATCCACCGGCGCATCTTGGGTAGAAGTCGAGCCGCTGCTGCTAGCTGGGGGTAAAGGATTTGGATTCATAGAACCCCCGGTAATTTGCGCCTTCATCATCGCCAGTTCATCATCAATATCGCCAGCCGGTTCGAGTGCTGCAAATTTCTTTTCTAAATCGTCCCCTCCCAACTCTGCCACGGCTTGCGATCGCGCTTCCATCTGTAGCACTTTCTCTTCCATGCGATCGAACGCACTCATGGCGCTACTGGTGCCAATCTTACCAATCGTTTGGCCGAGTTGCTCTTGGGTCTTAGCGTATTGCGCCCTAGCTTTGAGCATATCTTTCTTGGTTTTCGCCTCAGAAATCTTGCTCTCTAGACCAATCAAATTCCGCTTAAGACTTTCTACCTGAGTCGTTTGAGTATCGAGTTGAGTTTTCAGCGTCGTTGCAGTTTCTACAAAGCTTTTTTTGCGCTGTAGGGCTTGGCGAGCGAGTTCCTCATCACCTTTTTGTAAAGCGAGTCGCGCCCGTTGATCCCAAGTATTAGCCTGAGATTGGGCTTGATTATACTGCTGTTCGGTGCGCTTTTGACCGGCGATCGCGCTAGCCACCGCCTGACGTAACTGCACCAAATCCTCTTGCATTTCCGTGACAGATTGCTCCAGCATTTTTTCTGGATCTTCTGCCTTGCTGACCATATCGTTGAGATTGGCCCTGACGACTCGACTTATGCGATCGAATAATCCCATGAGTTTGTCCTTTCGGGGTATGACAACATCTATAACTTGCAGACTCAATAGTCCAGCCTGCGCCAGTTCCACATCAGGGAACCAAAAAGAGTCCATGCTTTTAGTCTTAGCACACCAAGACCCCAGAGAACCCGGAAAAGACATCAAACAACTTGTCTCATGTCTCGCACTTTCTCTCTTGACCCGATAGGGGGTTAGCTCAAGGCCTCTAGGTATCGCGAATTTGAGCGCGTAATCTTTCCAACTCCGGATCGACTTCTGAGGCTTGGGGTAAGGATGCTGACTGCGAGCCGCCCAATTGCGCCTTCATTGTAGCTAACTCTGCATCCACCTGGCTTCCCCCTTCTAGTGCCGCAAACGACTTTTCGAGATCGTCTGTTTCTAAACTCGTCCAGGCTTCGGCGCGAGCTTCAAGCTGGTGAACCTTCTCTTCCATGCGATCGAACGCCGCCAGCGAGCCTTGGGGGTTGAGTTTTCCCATCATCTCATTAATTTGCTGAGACGCTTTGGCCGATCGCGCTCTGGCAATATACATATCTTTCTTGGTTTTCGCCTCCGCCAGCTTGCGCTCAACCTTGTGCATATCCTGCTTGAGCTTGTTGACTAACTGGCTTTGTTGGCTAATTTGCTGGTGCAACGCCTCAGCCGTTTCCATATAGGGTTGACGGCGAACCAAGGCTTCCCTGGCGAGGGTCTCATCCCCCTTTTGCAACGCCAGTTGAGCGCGTCGGTGCCAATCTTGGGCTGTTGCTTCATTATGCTTCCATTGGCGTTCTGTGCGCTTCTGGGTGGCGATCGCGCTAGCAACCGCCTGACGCATTTGAATCAAGTCCTCTTGCATATCCATCACGACTTGTTCGAGAACTTTCTCTGGATCTTCGGCATTCCCAACCAAGCTGTTCAGATTTGCTTTAATAACCCGTCCAATGCGATCTATTAATCCCATAACCGCCTCTTTAAACTTTCACTTTATAAAATTGACTCCTGTGTTTTTAGGATATCGAGAATTGCTGGGGATGGGGAGATGGGGACGATAAAAATAGATGACCCTCCGCAGGTGAGACTCGGTTGGCTAACGCTGCGCTCTAGGGGTCAATTCTGGCAATGTGTTTGTTTGTATACGAAAGCGCGACTCTGCTGCAAGAATCTGAGAAAATAGGGTTGTGCAGTTTCCAAGCTTTAGGGACGATCGCGTGAATCTGGAGTCTCATCGCTTTTTCTCTTATTTTCAACCCGAGCAGGTGAGCCAGCTATGCGCTTTGGCTGAGGTCGAATCCTTTGGCGATCGAAAAGTGATTTTTGACGAGGGGGAAATCCCGGATTTTTTATATCTGGTTCTCGAAGGTCAAGTTGAATTTTGCAAGCGGATTTCTGCCAGTAAGTATCAAGCGATCGCCTTTGCTCATGCCAATGAGTTGTTTGGGGAATTTGGCGTGTTAGACGGCCAGCCGCGCAGTGCTAGAGCGATCGCCTGTGCGGGTGCAAGGGTGGCCAAAATTCCTCGCGATGGGTTAATGGCGATTTTGCAGAATACGCCAGGAACGGCAGTTTTAGAAA includes:
- a CDS encoding PspA/IM30 family protein, which encodes MGLFDRISRVVRANLNDMVSKAEDPEKMLEQSVTEMQEDLVQLRQAVASAIAGQKRTEQQYNQAQSQANTWDQRARLALQKGDEELARQALQRKKSFVETATTLKTQLDTQTTQVESLKRNLIGLESKISEAKTKKDMLKARAQYAKTQEQLGQTIGKIGTSSAMSAFDRMEEKVLQMEARSQAVAELGGDDLEKKFAALEPAGDIDDELAMMKAQITGGSMNPNPLPPASSSGSTSTQDAPVDDDLEKLRKELDSL
- a CDS encoding PspA/IM30 family protein, producing MGLIDRIGRVIKANLNSLVGNAEDPEKVLEQVVMDMQEDLIQMRQAVASAIATQKRTERQWKHNEATAQDWHRRAQLALQKGDETLAREALVRRQPYMETAEALHQQISQQSQLVNKLKQDMHKVERKLAEAKTKKDMYIARARSAKASQQINEMMGKLNPQGSLAAFDRMEEKVHQLEARAEAWTSLETDDLEKSFAALEGGSQVDAELATMKAQLGGSQSASLPQASEVDPELERLRAQIRDT